A stretch of DNA from Micromonospora peucetia:
CCACCTGCTGCGCCACCGGGACGTGGCCAAGCTCAAGACGACCGTCGACGGCCTGCTCAAGTCGGTCTCCGACGACGGCCGGATCCACACCACGTTCAACCAGACGGTGGCGGCCACCGGCCGGCTCTCCTCGACCGAGCCCAACCTGCAGAACATCCCGATCCGCACCGAGGAGGGGCGCCGGATCCGCCGCGCCTTCGTGGTGGGGGAGGGCTACGAGTGCCTGCTCACCGCCGACTACAGCCAGATCGAAATGCGGATCATGGCGCACCTGTCGTCGGACGACGCGCTCATCGAGGCGTTCAACTCCGGCGCCGACTTCCACGCCGTCACCGCCTCGTCGGTCTTCGGGGTGCCGGTCGGCGAGGTCACCGCCGACCAGCGGCGCAAGATCAAGGCAATGAACTACGGCCTGGCGTACGGGCTGAGCGCGTTCGGCCTCTCCCAGCAGCTCGGGATCACCGCCGAGGAGGCGCGTGGGCTGATGGAGGACTACTTCGCCGGGTTCGGCGGGGTACGCGACTACCTCCAGGAGGTCGTCGACCGGGCCCGGCGCGACGGCTACACCTCGACCATCCTGGGCCGTCGGCGTTACCTGCCCGACCTGGTCAGCGACAACCGGCAGCGCCGGGAGATGGCCGAACGGATGGCGCTCAACGCCCCCATCCAGGGCTCGGCGGCCGACATCATCAAGGTCGCCATGCTGCACGTCGACACCGCGCTGCGCGAGGCGGGCCTGCGCTCGCGGATGCTGCTCCAGGTGCACGACGAGCTGGTCTTCGAGGTCGCCCCGGGAGAGCGGGAGACGCTGGAGGCGCTGGTGCGGCGGGAGATGGGCGGGGCACACCCGCTGTCGGTGCCGCTGGAGGTCTCGGTCGGCGAGGGGCGGGACTGGAACAGCGCCGACCACTGAGTCTTCTTCGTGGGTGGGGTTCCGGGGCAGCCCGACCCGCTCCGGGCGGTCAGGCTTGATCCCTGCGCGGGTCGGGCTGCCCCGGAACCCCGTCGTGGGCATGGTCGTCGGCGCTGTTGCGGGGAGAGTGGGTCAGAGGGCTGGTCGGATCGGCGGGGCCGTCGGGTGACTGCGGCTCCCCGTCACTGCTCGCCGGGTTCGGTTACTTGAGGGGGTCGTGGCCCCAGTTCATCAGGGACCAGCGCCACTTCGTGTCGCGTACGTCGCCGGAGGGGCGCTGGGCCAGGTGCCGGCGGACGTAGCCGACGACCTTGCGCATGTGCCGGTAGTCGCCCTCGGAGAGTTCACCGCGTTTACGTCGCAGCAGGTTGATGATCTTCCGGCCGGAGTCGTGTCCGACGGACTCGCCGCCGCCGGAACGTCCACCCTTGTGCCAGCCGACCCGCTTCGACTCGTCGGTCTCCAGCCACGTCGACAGCTCGGCGGGCTTCATGTTCACCGCCCCGGTGAACTCCCGGTAGGTGTCCCGGCCCTCGTCAGCCCCGCTCATGGCGCAGCGCCTCCGGTCGGTGCGCGACGTCCCGGCCCGAGTCGTCGTTTCGGATCCGGTACTGCGGGTCGCCCGGGGACGCGTTCACGGTGTGCCCGCGTACGTGCGTCCGTTCGGTGATCTTCTCCTTGACCACGCCGTACGCCCGGCCGCTGTGGCTGGCCCAGGAGACGTGGTCACCCCTGCGGAAGTCGCTCTGCTCGGCCATGCGACGCGGGTACCCGTCGTCGATGCCCCGAAACGACGGGCGGCCCTGGCGGAGCGTTCAGGCGGGCTTCTCGGCGACGAAGATGGCGGTGCCGGGGAAGAGGCGGCCGCGCAGCGGGCTCCACTGCCCCCAGATCCCCTCGTGCCCCTCGGGCCACTCCGGCTCCACCAGGTCGGCCAGCCGGAACCCGGCGCCCACCAGCTCCCGGACCCGGTCGCCGAGCGTGCGGTGCTGCTCGACGTAGGTGGCCTCGCCGGCCTCGTCCTGCTCGACGTAGGGGGAGCGGTCGAAGTACGAGTGCACGGCGGTCAGCCCGCCCTCGCCGGGATCGTCGAGGAAGATCCACCGCATCGGGTGGGTCACCGAGAACACCCACCGGCCGCCGGGGCGCAGCACCCGGAACACCTCGCGCATGACCGCCGCCGAGTCGGCCACGAAGGGGACCGCCCCGAACGCCGTGCAGGCCGTGTCGAACGCGGCGTCGGCGAAGGGCAGCGCCAGCGCGTCGGCCTGCACCAGCGGCACGCGTACGCCGGTGCGGTCGGCTGCCAGCGCGGCGTGCCGCAGCATCCCGGCGGAGAGGTCCAGGGCGACCGGCCGGGCGCCCCGGGTGGCCAGCCACCGCGCGGCGGCGGCGGCACCGCAGCCGAGCTCCAGCACCCGCCGCCCGGCCAGTTCGCCCAGCAGCCGTACGTCGGCCTCCCGCACGCCCTCCGGACACCAGACGAAGTCCAGGTCGCCGAGGAAGCGACCGTGTTCGGCCTGGTAGTCGTCGGCGTCGGTGTCCCACCAGCGGCGGTTGGCCCGGCGGGCCTCGGCGTTGCCGACCCGGCGCCGGGTCACCCGGCTGTCGTCATCCACCCGCTCACGCTAGGCCCATGTCGCGCGCGCGGCCGGCTGGCCCCCGGAGTGCGCAGGTGCGGTGTCCGGCGCTACCGTTCACGATGGTGCCCGTGTGACGGAGGCGACACCTGCGACGTCTTCCTGCCGATATCTCCGCTTTAGCAGCTGACGGGGCGGCGAGAGGACGGGAGGGCTTGCACGCTGTGGTAATGCAGCGGGTAGGCTAGACGATGCGCTCGCGGATCGTGTGCCTCGGCAGGGAGCAGGTGCGCGGTCTCCGGGACCACTGGCGGAGCCACATCCATGATCTTCTCACGCGATGATCTCTCAGTGTGCCCGGCGACGGATCCGCTGGCGCGAACAGGTCACCGCGACACTCAGCCTGCTGTGACACACCATCCGACCGGAGCAACCGCCCACATGACGAGCAGCATCGAGGCCCCCTCGAGCGCCACCCGGGTCACCCACGACGATCTCGGTTCCGAGGAGGCTTTCCTCGCCGCGATCGACGAGACCATCAAGTACTTCAACGACGGCGACATTGTCGAAGGCACCGTCGTCAAGGTCGATCGGGACGAGGTCCTGCTCGACATCGGCTACAAGACCGAGGGTGTCATCCCCTCTCGTGAGTTGTCGATCAAGCACGACGTGGACCCGGCCGAGGTCGTTTCGGTTGGAGACCACATCGAGGCCCTGGTCCTCCAGAAGGAGGACAAGGAGGGTCGTCTGATCCTCTCCAAGAAGCGGGCGCAGTACGAGCGGGCCTGGGGCACCATCGAGAAGATCAAGGACGAGGACGGTGTCGTCCGCGGCTCGGTCATCGAGGTGGTCAAGGGTGGTCTCATCCTCGACATCGGGCTGCGGGGCTTCCTGCCCGCCTCCCTGGTCGAGATGCGTCGGGTGCGCGACCTGCAGCCGTACGTCGGCCGCGAGCTCGAAGCCAAGATCATCGAGCTGGACAAGAACCGCAACAACGTGGTCCTGTCCCGCCGGGCCTGGCTGGAGCAGACGCAGTCCGAGGTGCGCACCGAGTTCCTCAACAAGCTGCAGAAGGGCCAGGTCCGCAAGGGCGTCGTGTCCTCGATCGTCAACTTCGGCGCGTTCGTCGACCTGGGCGGCGTGGACGGCCTGGTGCACGTCTCCGAGCTGTCCTGGAAGCACATCGACCACCCGTCCGAGGTCGTCGAGGTGGGCCAGGAGGTCGAGGTCGAGGTCCTGGACGTCGACCTGGACCGCGAGCGGGTCTCGCTGTCGCTGAAGGCGACCCAGGAGGACCCGTGGCGTCAGTTCGCCCGCACCCACGCGATCCAGCAGATCGTGCCGGGTAAGGTCACCAAGCTGGTGCCGTTCGGCGCCTTCGTCCGGGTGGACGACGGCATCGAGGGCCTGGTCCACATCTCCGAGCTGGCCGAGCGCCACGTGGAGATTCCGGAGCAGGTCGTCCAGGTCGGCTCCGAGGTCATGGTCAAGGTCATCGACATCGACCTGGAGCGTCGCCGGATCTCGCTGTCGCTCAAGCAGGCCAACGAGGGCTTCGTCGAGGGCGAGGAGCACTTCGACCCGACCCTCTACGGCATGGCCGCGACGTACGACACCGAGGGCAACTACATCTACCCGGACGGCTTCGACCCGGAGACGGGCGAGTGGCTCGAGGGGTACGACAAGCAGCGCGAGACCTGGGAGAACCAGTACGCCGAGGCTCGTACCCGCTGGGAGGCCCACACCAAGCAGGTGCAGACCTCCCGGGCTGCCGACGCCGAGGCCGCTGCCAACCCGGCTCCGCCGGTCACCGGCGGTGGCACCACCACCTCGACGAGCGCGGCCCCGAGCCGCCAGGCCGAGGAGCCGGCCGGCACCCTGGCCACCGACGAGGCGCTCGCCGCTCTGCGGGAGAAGCTCGCCGGCGGCAAGTGACCCGCTGAACGACGACGGCCCCGTCCCCGCGATCGAGAGATCGCCGGGGGCGGGGCTCCGTCGTCTCGGCTCGCGTCGGTCGTTTCAGCTACGCGCTCGACGCGGCGGCGATGGTGACCGGTTGCCTCAGGATGGTGCGTTGCTTCCCGGGTGTGACCCTGCGGGAGTCGCTGAGGTAGATCTCGTGGTGTCTGCCGACCATCCGCAACCCGTTGCCCGGCACGAACTCGTGGTGCAGGTACGCCAGCACCTCGGCCTCGTCGTCGAAGGACCCGACGTGCAGCGTCTGCACGCACCGCCCCTCGGACAGTGTCCCCAGGCGGGTGTCGTCGAGACGCGCCGGGCGATTCCTGGCTCCGGCCTGCTCCACGGCGGCGGTGAACATGTCCTGGTCGATCCAGTCCGGAACCATGATCATCATGGTCCAGGACCACCGTGACTTGTCGCGTTGCACGGTGAAGGAGTCCATGTCCTCGGCCCACCACAGGCCCTCCAGGGGCGGGACGACGTAGTCACGTCCGAGGTCTCGTCTGCTGGCGAACTTCAGTTTGTAGGCCACCGGGTAGAGGGCTTCGACGGCGTCGGTGAACGCCGGTGAGGTGTTCGGGTCGCCGTGGCCGTCGATCATGAGGTACTGCATGTCGCGTACGTCCACGATCCGGAACTGGCCCCGCTTGGCCTGGTAGGCGTCGAGGGTCTTCTTGAAGTCAGTCTTGTCCGTCATCGGGCACCTGGGCTCGGGTGGCGAGCCACTGCCTTTCCGCCTCAAGGAGGCTCAGCGAGTACGAGAACACCTCACGCGCCGGTCGTGGGAGGAGGGCTTGCGCCTGTTGCGCCACCTGGACCGCCTCGATGCGGGCTTCGACCCGTGTCAAGCGGGTGCGTAGCGCCTGTGCGTACTCCCGATCGGAGAGCAGGGGCAGGTTGGCGATCCCGACGAGAAGCGGGTGCGGGACCGGCCGTGGTTGCTCGATGAGAGCCAGCGCGGTGCGCGCCGCAACCTCCCGGCCCTCGGCGGTGGCGTGGTGCACACGGCGGGACTTCGGGGCGGCGGGAGCCTCGGGAACGTGGACCAGGCCACGCTTCTCCAGCTTGGCGAGCAGGTAGTAGATCGAGGAGAACCCGACATCGGACCACTGCCGGATGCCGCGTTGCTCGATCACCTGCTCCAGGTCGTAGCCGTGCCGGGCGCGTTCGATGACCAAGCCCAGCACGGTCAGCTCAGCGGAAGTCAGCTCCACGTTCCTATTCTATTACTAGAATAGGAACGCTGGCAGGCTCCGTAGTGTCCCTTCAAGGGATTGGCAGGGGCCCGGCCTGCCCCGCCCCGGCGATCTTGCACTTTCTGCCTCGGCAAAGGGGACATTGCTCGCGATTCGCGGGCGCAAAGTGCAAGATCGCGGGGGCTGTGCGGCTGGGGGCTGATGAGCGGCCCCGGTGCTGGCGGTGCGGTGGTGATCCGGTTGACTGGT
This window harbors:
- a CDS encoding PadR family transcriptional regulator, with amino-acid sequence MELTSAELTVLGLVIERARHGYDLEQVIEQRGIRQWSDVGFSSIYYLLAKLEKRGLVHVPEAPAAPKSRRVHHATAEGREVAARTALALIEQPRPVPHPLLVGIANLPLLSDREYAQALRTRLTRVEARIEAVQVAQQAQALLPRPAREVFSYSLSLLEAERQWLATRAQVPDDGQD
- a CDS encoding DUF2945 domain-containing protein, encoding MAEQSDFRRGDHVSWASHSGRAYGVVKEKITERTHVRGHTVNASPGDPQYRIRNDDSGRDVAHRPEALRHERG
- a CDS encoding GyrI-like domain-containing protein: MTDKTDFKKTLDAYQAKRGQFRIVDVRDMQYLMIDGHGDPNTSPAFTDAVEALYPVAYKLKFASRRDLGRDYVVPPLEGLWWAEDMDSFTVQRDKSRWSWTMMIMVPDWIDQDMFTAAVEQAGARNRPARLDDTRLGTLSEGRCVQTLHVGSFDDEAEVLAYLHHEFVPGNGLRMVGRHHEIYLSDSRRVTPGKQRTILRQPVTIAAASSA
- a CDS encoding class I SAM-dependent methyltransferase codes for the protein MDDDSRVTRRRVGNAEARRANRRWWDTDADDYQAEHGRFLGDLDFVWCPEGVREADVRLLGELAGRRVLELGCGAAAAARWLATRGARPVALDLSAGMLRHAALAADRTGVRVPLVQADALALPFADAAFDTACTAFGAVPFVADSAAVMREVFRVLRPGGRWVFSVTHPMRWIFLDDPGEGGLTAVHSYFDRSPYVEQDEAGEATYVEQHRTLGDRVRELVGAGFRLADLVEPEWPEGHEGIWGQWSPLRGRLFPGTAIFVAEKPA
- the rpsA gene encoding 30S ribosomal protein S1, encoding MTSSIEAPSSATRVTHDDLGSEEAFLAAIDETIKYFNDGDIVEGTVVKVDRDEVLLDIGYKTEGVIPSRELSIKHDVDPAEVVSVGDHIEALVLQKEDKEGRLILSKKRAQYERAWGTIEKIKDEDGVVRGSVIEVVKGGLILDIGLRGFLPASLVEMRRVRDLQPYVGRELEAKIIELDKNRNNVVLSRRAWLEQTQSEVRTEFLNKLQKGQVRKGVVSSIVNFGAFVDLGGVDGLVHVSELSWKHIDHPSEVVEVGQEVEVEVLDVDLDRERVSLSLKATQEDPWRQFARTHAIQQIVPGKVTKLVPFGAFVRVDDGIEGLVHISELAERHVEIPEQVVQVGSEVMVKVIDIDLERRRISLSLKQANEGFVEGEEHFDPTLYGMAATYDTEGNYIYPDGFDPETGEWLEGYDKQRETWENQYAEARTRWEAHTKQVQTSRAADAEAAANPAPPVTGGGTTTSTSAAPSRQAEEPAGTLATDEALAALREKLAGGK